Proteins encoded together in one Falco peregrinus isolate bFalPer1 chromosome 2, bFalPer1.pri, whole genome shotgun sequence window:
- the FBXO39 gene encoding LOW QUALITY PROTEIN: F-box only protein 39 (The sequence of the model RefSeq protein was modified relative to this genomic sequence to represent the inferred CDS: inserted 2 bases in 2 codons; deleted 1 base in 1 codon), with the protein MTPKSLFDPDSLSTVAKKGLLVFNAKKQTFIRLLGSLFCWEWQEIYPQLSLCRFGTTPRRKVKNSLLTEDDSEPEQSAWAHLPDVCLEHVFHWLHDRDRSQAXLVCKKWNWAMYSGSLWRSRAITFCGRPLRAHTLELQSALWYSKRFGKYLEHLEIKLANPCNTAFTQKFQVIMRGLLSHLGKFNSRLVSLSIKYLDLDHLIWKTVVREQFIKNLATFLKRTSKQLDYVNFQGARVSLEEGCELLNSLSCLTNRSFISEINIEDFFSFYLPVYSSTLFHQTMSKLHSLVTLTFNDSNELLVILQEHSAHSLCTLNIKCHIHDPHGQVVWGMSWANLAKRAPKLNVNFFFERVMKHDHLARVLLVEIPVRSISLRSCYFSDPEWTMRLTLTNLLPAYWHVLQKLTLELNHDHELLDDELLXLILSCKNLLFLKVWAFLSVTFMERLLQNHAESKCILTTIKMRIYTVQPDSSEEDQMLGGIYRKFKHVLDSELNYFIITHTMV; encoded by the exons ATGAC ACCCAAAAGCCTGTTTGACCCTGACAGCTTGAGTACAGTGGCAAAGAAAGGATTGTTGGTGTTCAATGCGAAGAAGCAAACTTTCATCCGTTTACTTGGAAGCCTATTCTGTTGGGAATGGCAAGAAATCTACCCACAGCTTTCTTTGTGTAGGTTTGGCACAACACccagaagaaaagtgaaaaactcTCTTCTAACGGAAGATGACAGTGAACCTGAGCAGAGTGCCTGGGCCCATCTACCTGATGTCTGTCTCGAGCACGTCTTCCATTGGTTACATGACAGGGACAGATCTCAGG GCCTTGTCTGTAAAAAGTGGAATTGGGCCATGTACTCGGGATCCCTCTGGAGAAGCAGAGCCATCACATTCTGTGGCCGACCATTAAGGGCACATACATTGGAGCTGCAAAGTGCACTGTGGTAT TCAAAGAGATTTGGCAAGTATTTGGAGCACCTTGAGATCAAGTTAGCAAATCCTTGCAATACTGCCTTTACCCAAAAATTTCAAGTGATTATGAGAGGTCTTCTTTCACACCTGGGTAAGTTTAACAGTCGCCTAGTATCCTTGAGCATCAAATACCTGGACCTAGACCACTTGATCTGGAAAACTGTAGTCAGGGAGCAGTTTATCAAGAACTTGGCTACCTTCCTGAAAAGAACGAGCAAACAGCTTGATTATGTCAACTTCCAAGGAGCGAGAGTAAGCTTGGAAGAAGGCTGTGAGCTTCTGAATTCTCTGAGCTGCTTGACCaacagaagttttatttctgaaataaatattgaGGATTTCTTCAGTTTCTACCTTCCCGTCTACAGCAGCACCTTGTTCCACCAAACTATGTCCAAGTTGCACAGCCTGGTCACCTTGACTTTCAATGACTCCAATGAACTGCTGGTCATCCTGCAAGAGCACAGTGCTCATTCCCTGTGCACTTTGAATATCAAATGTCATATCCATGACCCTCATGGGCAAGTGGTCTGGGGAATGTCATGGGCAAACTTGGCCAAGAGAGCCCCAAAACTGAATGTGAACTTCTTCTTTGAAAGAGTCATGAAGCATGATCACCTAGCCAGGGTCCTGCTAGTGGAGATCCCAGTCAGGAGCATCAGTCTACGGAGCTGCTATTTCAGTGACCCAGAATGGACAATGAGACTTACCCTCACCAACCTCCTCCCAGCCTACTGGCATGTTCTGCAG aaattaaCACTTGAATTAAACCATGACCATGAGCTGCTGGATGATGAGCTGC AGCTCATCTTATCGTGCAAGAACTTGTTATTTCTGAAAGTCTGGGCATTTCTAAGTGTCACCTTTATGGAGAGGCTGCTACAAAACCATGCAGAAAGTAAATGCATTTTGACTACCATAAAG ATGAG GATTTACACAGTCCAACCAGACAGCAGTGAGGAGGATCAGATGTTGGGTGGTATTTACAGGAAGTTCAAACACGTGCTTGACTCGGAGCTTAATTATTTCATCATCACTCACACAATGGTATAA
- the TEKT1 gene encoding tektin-1 isoform X2 — MARLLQTPPKFHPSEWDIANKMQCASTESQKSRSECMISESQRLLDEIKKTTQKTQSGVNKKIEQRREEIKFWKQELDKKHEQIVHETEVLLTFKTRLEKSLESCKEPLVIAQKCLLNRLNRSAKYSLEMDLKDKFTALMIDDYCASLTNNIPDTRYADNAVKIEGNFVSPEDWIDFSNMNIEKANEQRNNSLALRALIDGIFLQTANDMRKQCEMVNVAFRKRVKEVKDAKHKLETLLAMVIDETASQEKNIAALKKAIADEEGPFKVAQTRLESRNHRPNVELCYDTVQYRLTSEVQEIAKNIQRLKDTLAQAETELKGLSRRQLSLEEEIQVKENTLYIDEVLCMQMRESICINSF, encoded by the exons ATGGCCAGGTTGTTGCAAACTCCACCCAAGTTTCATCCCTCAGAATGGGATATTGCAAACAAGATGCAGTGTGCCAGTACAGAGTCTCAGAAATCCAGGTCAGAGTGCATGATATCTGAGAGTCAGAGGCTGctggatgaaataaaaaagacaacTCAGAAAACCCAAAGTGGTGTCAACAAAAAAATAG aacagagacgggaagaaattaaattctggaAACAAGAATTGGACaaaaaacatgaacaaattGTTCATGAGACAGAGGTACTGTTGACTTTTAAGACTAGGCTGGAGAAATCTTTGGAGAGCTGCAAAGAGCCACTCGTCATTGCCCAAAAGTGTCTCCTGAACAG ACTAAACCGATCAGCAAAATACAGTCTGGAAATGGATCTGAAGGACAAGTTCACAGCTTTGATGATTGATGATTACTGTGCTAGTCTGACAAACAACATTCCTGATACCAGATATGCTGATAATGCAGTGAAAATTGAAGGAAA ttttgttagcCCTGAAGACTGGATAGATTTCTCAAACATGAACATTGAAAAGGCCAACGAGCAGAGAAACAATTCTTTGGCACTGAGGGCACTGATTGATGGCATCTTCTTGCAGACAGCAAATGACATGCGCAAGCAATGTGAGATGGTGAATGTTGCATTTAGAAAAAGGGTGAAGGAAGTCAAGGATGCCAAGCACAAGCTAGAGACACTCCTTGCAATG GTGATAGATGAGACTGCCTCACAGGAGAAGAACATTGCAGCCTTAAAGAAAGCAATCGCTGATGAAGAAGGACCTTTTAAAGTGGCTCAAACCCGCTTGGAATCAAGAAACCATCGCCCCAATGTGGAATTGTGTTATGATACAGTGCAATACAGGCTGACTAGTGAAGTTCAAGAAAttgcaaaaaatattcaaag ATTAAAGGacacactggcacaggctgagaCAGAGCTGAAAGGTCTGAGCCGTCGACAGCTTTCCTTGGAGGAGGAGATCCAGGTCAAGGAGAATACACTGTACATTGATGAAGTGCTCTGCATGCAAATGAGAGAGTCCATTTGTATTAACAGCTTCTGA
- the TEKT1 gene encoding tektin-1 isoform X1 — protein sequence MARLLQTPPKFHPSEWDIANKMQCASTESQKSRSECMISESQRLLDEIKKTTQKTQSGVNKKIEQRREEIKFWKQELDKKHEQIVHETEVLLTFKTRLEKSLESCKEPLVIAQKCLLNRQRRAGIELVHDEVEQELVKEAEVLQGVIALLGRTLEQTNEQIRLNRSAKYSLEMDLKDKFTALMIDDYCASLTNNIPDTRYADNAVKIEGNFVSPEDWIDFSNMNIEKANEQRNNSLALRALIDGIFLQTANDMRKQCEMVNVAFRKRVKEVKDAKHKLETLLAMVIDETASQEKNIAALKKAIADEEGPFKVAQTRLESRNHRPNVELCYDTVQYRLTSEVQEIAKNIQRLKDTLAQAETELKGLSRRQLSLEEEIQVKENTLYIDEVLCMQMRESICINSF from the exons ATGGCCAGGTTGTTGCAAACTCCACCCAAGTTTCATCCCTCAGAATGGGATATTGCAAACAAGATGCAGTGTGCCAGTACAGAGTCTCAGAAATCCAGGTCAGAGTGCATGATATCTGAGAGTCAGAGGCTGctggatgaaataaaaaagacaacTCAGAAAACCCAAAGTGGTGTCAACAAAAAAATAG aacagagacgggaagaaattaaattctggaAACAAGAATTGGACaaaaaacatgaacaaattGTTCATGAGACAGAGGTACTGTTGACTTTTAAGACTAGGCTGGAGAAATCTTTGGAGAGCTGCAAAGAGCCACTCGTCATTGCCCAAAAGTGTCTCCTGAACAG gCAGAGGCGAGCTGGGATTGAATTGGTGCATGATGAAGTGGAACAGGAACTGGTGAAGGAAGCTGAAGTCCTTCAGGGGGTTATTGCTTTGCTTGGACGTACATTGGAACAAACCAATGAGCAAATCAG ACTAAACCGATCAGCAAAATACAGTCTGGAAATGGATCTGAAGGACAAGTTCACAGCTTTGATGATTGATGATTACTGTGCTAGTCTGACAAACAACATTCCTGATACCAGATATGCTGATAATGCAGTGAAAATTGAAGGAAA ttttgttagcCCTGAAGACTGGATAGATTTCTCAAACATGAACATTGAAAAGGCCAACGAGCAGAGAAACAATTCTTTGGCACTGAGGGCACTGATTGATGGCATCTTCTTGCAGACAGCAAATGACATGCGCAAGCAATGTGAGATGGTGAATGTTGCATTTAGAAAAAGGGTGAAGGAAGTCAAGGATGCCAAGCACAAGCTAGAGACACTCCTTGCAATG GTGATAGATGAGACTGCCTCACAGGAGAAGAACATTGCAGCCTTAAAGAAAGCAATCGCTGATGAAGAAGGACCTTTTAAAGTGGCTCAAACCCGCTTGGAATCAAGAAACCATCGCCCCAATGTGGAATTGTGTTATGATACAGTGCAATACAGGCTGACTAGTGAAGTTCAAGAAAttgcaaaaaatattcaaag ATTAAAGGacacactggcacaggctgagaCAGAGCTGAAAGGTCTGAGCCGTCGACAGCTTTCCTTGGAGGAGGAGATCCAGGTCAAGGAGAATACACTGTACATTGATGAAGTGCTCTGCATGCAAATGAGAGAGTCCATTTGTATTAACAGCTTCTGA